The genomic stretch TAAAATTGTGATTAACAATTAAGCCATCTAAAATTGCATATACTACTGTACCTAGTCATTcagaaataaatgcattttaagGATTTGAGGAACCTCCACTGCCTATTTATACTGATAATATTAAAGCACTATTCAGTGATGTGTGAAATGGCAGTAAACAACTGAAGTTTAAAGGTGATGCCAAATTGtcaaactgttttaaaattattattttttcgtCTCAGGTGAATGACTTTTGTTGGCACGTGCGCTGCCTCTCATGCAGTATATGTAACGCATCACTGGGGCGACACGTGAGCTGCTACATCAAGGATAGACAGTGTACTGCAAACTTGACTACCAGGTGAGTCAGACCAAACCAATTTGTCTGCAATGATGTTCTTTTAATAAGGAAATATAAATTTGATGGCTTTCTTTTTATATCAAAGGTCACTTTGTGTAGCCTCCTTGACTAAACTTAAATACCTGGCCATATAATTAAGGACAACAACTGCCATGTGGTGAATGTTAAAAGGTCATGTGGTCAATATGCACGGCATTGGCATGAGAGACTCCATGGACAAAACAGCGGATGGAAGGAAAAGGCTTAATCTGtagattgtttttctttcatttgggtattttttttttattttgtccaacAGTTAACAATTGTCACTAAGTCTCTGAATGGCGTAGACCTACATATGCAGATGACTCACAGAAAGCCCAAGTGAAGGTCTGGAACATCAACTAAGCTCACAGACTGACATTATGAGCACGTCTATCCGTTTTGATGGATAAGAAGGGCTGTTTTGCAGCTTTATTCCAGGGTAAAATGTTGCTCCAGAATGAAACTTTGTTTACAAATGATTGCCTGTTCATATCCAGATTTGCATCGGGTACATCTCTATCATACTTTATTTCATTGGAGACAATTTCTAACAATTCTGATACATGTTAgggacacacactcactcctCATGCTGCGTTTTGCATCTTTCTTCAGAAAATATGGGACCCGTTGCGCTCGTTGTGGTCGTAACATCCATTCCACTGACTGGGTGCGCCGGGCACGAGGCAGCACCTTCCACCTGGCCTGTTTCTCCTGCACCTCTTGTAAGCGCCAGCTGTCCACTGGGGAGGAATGTGGACTACTAGAGAACAGGGTCTTCTGCAGGCAACACTATGACATTATGTTGGAGAATATCAAACATGTTAAGGAAAATGGTGAGTATATGGATGTGATGAATACAGGACATTTCAGTTATTTATAAGTGTGCCACCCTAAAGAACAAGGGAAGAGTcaatttgtaaaaacaaaagttctAAAAATAAACTTAACACCAATTTGATATTCCTAGGATTGGCCAAAACAAACATCTAGtaaaattatgaaaatgtgTCTGGTGTTGCAGATTAACCCTACGAGCATTACAGTATAATATAAAACAGCATTTGGTATTCTATGAAGATATCACAGGTTTTGAGATGTATAACTCTGGTCCTTGCTGTCACTCGGCACAATACAGGTGCAGTGAGTCTTTCCAGAAACTATTCCCAGATTATTCTTCAATGTATACAGACCTTGCTAAAAAGAGTGCCCACAGGAGGACCTTACTTCAAATGGGGTCggttttccaaaatgtcaaaccctTGTAATGTGCGGTCTTGTCTTAAAGAGCAACCAAATGTAGAGGAAGAGGTGGTAGAGAAAGAAGAGTCCAGCACCATGCCAAGACCTGCTAAGAGGGCCAGGACCAGCTTCACTGTTGACCAGTTACAGGTACTGTCAACCAGTCTTTGTTAGTATGTCTGAGCCATACTAACTATCTCCTTTATCCTTTAAAGCCTGTTTAAAGTGTTCTCTGACTAGCGGTTTGCATGCCCAATTAAATccccattttaaaaatgattttaaccAGCcactgacttttttattttaaattggtaGAATAATAAGCCAGTGATATTTGACATGACATTGATTTGTACTGGCAGTTGATACATTGTTTGAACACAGACTGagcactcttcatttcaacaatGTTAACATGTTTCCCTCTGTCATCAATTTGTGTAGGTAATGCAAACTCAGTTTGCTAAAGATAACAACCCAGATGCCCAGACTCTCCAGAAACTGGCAGAGAGGACCGGACTGAGCCGTAGAGTTATTCAGGTAAGG from Etheostoma spectabile isolate EspeVRDwgs_2016 unplaced genomic scaffold, UIUC_Espe_1.0 scaffold00569658, whole genome shotgun sequence encodes the following:
- the LOC116685217 gene encoding LIM/homeobox protein Lhx8 encodes the protein MSGEERQPTEAVFTHLEQGDIFVDTGSSGPDDLFEEDCFTPSSLSPSSSVSLQGKPLCTSCGLEIVDRYLLKVNDFCWHVRCLSCSICNASLGRHVSCYIKDRQCTANLSFFRKYGTRCARCGRNIHSTDWVRRARGSTFHLACFSCTSCKRQLSTGEECGLLENRVFCRQHYDIMLENIKHVKENEQPNVEEEVVEKEESSTMPRPAKRARTSFTVDQLQVMQTQFAKDNNPDAQTLQKLAERTGLSRRVIQVRWPKEA